DNA from Spirochaetota bacterium:
ACATCCCTGAACGGGGCGATGAAATGACCGCGAATTGGCTCACGACAGCGAATGCCCGCTCCTTCAGAACAGGCGACGTCCCTTCACCGGTATTCTCCGAATTACGCGGCGACATCATGAAAAAGATACGCGGCGGCATGCGCGTCGTCCTTTTCTTCGGAACACGGCACGCGGACGATGTGACGCTCTACGTCGTGCTCGCAGAGGATGACACGTCGGAACTCCTCGTATCGTCGTCGCGCTTCCCTGCAGGCGATGAGTACCAATCGCTCACACCCGATGTACCGTCGTTCCACCTGTTCGAGCGCGAGTTCTGGGAAGACACGGGCATACGGCCCGTCGGGCATCCGTGGCTCAAACCGGTACGGTCCGGCATCGATACGCAGACACGTATGGGCGATCACCCGTTCTTTTCCATGGACGGCAGGGAGGTGCATGAAGTCGCCGTCGGCCCGGTGCATGCCGGCGTCATAGAACCGGGGCATTTCCGTTTCCAGTGTACCGGCGAAACGGTGCATCATCTTGAGATAGCGCTCGGGTATCAGCATCGCGGTGTTGAATCGCTGTTCCTTCAGGGCGATGCGCTCGGAAAAACGGCGCTCGCGGAATCGATCACATACGACGCCGTTGCGCATGCATCCTGCTACGCGCATGCCGTGGAGGCGCTTGCCGCATGCGATACCCCCGACCGTGCCCTCGCCATTCGCGCTGTAGCGCTTGAAATGGAGCGCGTGGGCGTGCATATCGGGAATCTTTCGGCGCTCGCCAACGACGTCGGATATCTCAGCGCGTGCTCGTTCTTTCAGGCGCGGCGCACCGCTATCATCAATGCGCTCCTCTCATTCTCCGGCAGCCGCTTCGGCCGCGGACTCATACGTCCCGGCGGCGTTGTCCATGACATCGATGCGGCGGACACCGGAACGCTCGTCAGCATAATCGATTCGACGCTCGACGATGTCATCATGATGGGTGAAACGATGTTCGACTCCGCCGGCGTACGCTCGCGCTTCGAACGCACCGGCATTGTCACTAAAAGGACAGCCCATGCAGCAGGGCTTGTCGGTGTTGCCGCGAAGGCATCCGGCCTCCCGCGCGACATCCGTTCGGCACATCCGTTCGGCGCCTATCGCGAACGCCCGATACACGCGGTGACGCTCGACGGCGGGGATGTGTTCTCGCGCGGCTATATCCGATTCCTTGAGATACAGCAGTCCTCGCGATTCATCCGCGAAGCGCTCATGCATCTCCCCAGAGGAGATATCCTTTCCAAACCGCCATCGCTCGCACCGGACCGCATGACGATAGCGATGGTGGAAGGTGTACGCGGGGAGACGATACACGCCGTTATTACCGATGCACACGGCGCCTTTGCGCGGTATAAAGTGAAGGATGCATCGTTCAACAACTGGTTCGGTCTTGCGCTCGCTTTGCGCGGCGAGGGCGTATCCGATTTCCCGCTCTGCAATAAAAGCTTCGATCTATCATATTCCGGACATGATCTCTGAGGTGATGCCATGAGCCTTTTATCGATGCGCTTACGCCAGGGCTGCCAGTACATACCGGATGTCCGGAGAGCAGTGGTTCATCCGAAGTTCCGCGGATTCCCGATCATCGACGGCTCGAAATGCGATACTGCAGCATTGAAAGATGTCTGTCCTGCCGGAGCGATACGGATGGACCCGCTCTCCATCGACATGGGAAAATGCGTGTTCTGCGGTGACTGTGAGCGCGCCTGTCCGAATGCGATACACTTCTCGAATTTCCATAAGCTCGCCGCCGATTCGCGGGAAGGGCTCATCGTGAAGAGCGGCGCAACTCACGACACGTTCTACCCGAATGCCGTACGCGTACGCAAGGGCATCAAGCGGATATTCGGCAGATCGCTCAAACTGCGTTCAGTATCGGCGGGCGGCTGCAATGCCTGCGAGCTTGAGCTCAGCGCCTCGATGAACGTGAACTTCGACATAGGACGATTCGGCATCGATATCGTCGCATCCCCGCGTCATGCCGACGGCATCATCATAACCGGGCCCATCCCCGAGCATATGGCTTCCGCACTCGAAGACACCATGCGCGCCATACCCGAGCCGAAGATGATGATACTCTTCGGGTCATGCGCGATATCCGGCGGTGTATTCGCATCGTCAAAGGCGCTCGACCGCGAATTTATCGATAAAAACCCTATCGCCCTTTACGTATCCGGCTGCCCGGTGCATCCGCTTACCTTCGTCAACGGGATGCTCGATATGCTTGGCCGACTTTCCTGATCGCCTTCACCATATCCTCGATATCGTTCTCAGAGAAGGATTCATGTATCGGAAGCCGTATCGCCGTACGCAGCACCTCTTCCGCGATCGGGCACAGCCCCGCATCATACGAATAGCGCTTCCCGGCTATCACCTCCGCCGGCCACACACCCGGGAAAAAACTTTTCTCCCGAAACACCGGCTCGCAATAGATCGGCCGTGCGATATACCCCGCACCCGCGGGTACGCCCTCCGCGGTGAGCGCCGCGGAAAAGCGATCGCGACCGACGGCGAAGGAATCCGTATCGATGCGGAGCATGTAGAACCAGTATGATGAGAGCGCATGATCCTGAACGCGGTGCGTGTGTATCCCGTCGATATCGCGTATGCGTTCGGTGAGCAATGTCCCTAGGCGCCTGCGGCGCGTGATGATGCCGTCGAGTTTCGTGAGCTGACCCCGTCCAGCAGCGCTCTGCAGCTCCGATATGCGGTAGCACGGCGCGAGCGCGGTCATACGGACACCGCGCGCGTGGCGGTCGTAGCATTTATCGGCATAGTTCTGGTTCCGATAATACATCGCCTCGTCGTTCGTGAGGACAAATCCGCCGTCGCCCGTACCGATATGCTTAAACGCATTGAGCGAGAAGCAGCCCATGGCACCGATAGTCCCGACCTTTCTGCCGCAATAGACGGCATCGTATGACTGCGCGCAATCCTCGACGACCGGAATACTGTGCTCATCGGCTATCGCCATGATATCGTCCATCTCGCAGGGATTGCCGGCCAGATGCACGACGATTATCGCCTTTGTCCGCGGGGTTATGCATGCGCGTATCGATGCGGCGGTGATATTGTACGTATGCGCGTCGACATCGGCGAACACCGGTATGAGGTTCTGATAGAGAAGCCCTATAAGCGTTCCATAGTCGGTAACAGGCGATGTTATCACTTCATACCCCGGTTCGATGTTAAGCGATGCAACTGCCGTATGTATCGCCGCCGTACCCGATGATGTCATCGTGCAGAAGCGTGCACCGAAATGATCACTCGCCTCGCGGCAGAACGCCTTTGTCATCGTCCCCGACCAGTAGAACAGGTCCTGACTTTCAAGCGCTTCGTTCACCAGCACACGCTCCGCATCATCATATCGTCTGCCCGTGCTGAACGGCACAGTCCTCACTTTTGTACCGCCGTCTATGGCAAGTGTCGATACCGTTGTTGTCATCATAATGTTCCTCCGTGCTATTCGAGCATGATGGATATACGCAAGAACCGTGCCGTGCGCAGCGCCGCTATTCACCGCTCGATCGATGATGTTTTTCCACGATCGTCCATTGTCATGACATCTGCGCCAATGCAATGACACACCGGTGACCGATAATTGACGCCCCGCAGAGGGCCATGCATCGTTCTCCGTACGGGCATCTGCACGCAAGGGCAGTTTGCCTGAAAAGACACACAATTGCCGATTTATACATTGACGCAGTTCCAACGCTGTTCTATCCTTACTCTGTGGGGAATTGCACGGCAATTGCGCATGCAGTTTATCGACTTTTGACGGCAGCGTGAAAACAACATACACCTATGGCTTTTTCGTATCCCAAAAACAGACATGCGCGTGGTCGTATGCACCGCCGTGGAGTTCCCGTATGGGACAGTTCATCCGGATACTGACCGCGGGGATTGCGTCTCTGCTGGTGACCGCCCCCGCGTTCGGTCTTGATATTACGTGGAAGCAAACGTTGTGGCGCACGGCAGCTGCAACAGCCGTCGCAAGCAATACGGCGATCGAGCCATTCAGCACCCGCTATTCCGACGATAGCAGCCTCTACTTCTGCTGCCCGGACTGGCGTACCAACGGCAGTGTCATCCTCAGACCGCTTGTCAATTATTGGCCGTCGTACATCGCAAGCTCGGGGGATTTCAGTTCGTACGGCTGGAACGACTGGTACCAGAACTACCTCAGTTACTCCCGATACTTCGATGCAACAACGTCAGTGGACGGAGCGGGATGCTATAAGCTGGGCATTGAATCGACGAATACTACTTCTGCTATTCAGGCACACCGGAATAAAGACAACAGGAACACGCATGCAACGATGACGCATGAGTCGAACGCATTCTTCATGTTCTATTCGAAATCGGTCAACCCGCCCGGCGCACCGACGCCCGCGAACCTGAGCCTCTCGGTCATTATATGCCAGGGCGAATTCGCCTACAAAGGGCATACCGTATACGGGTTCGACAACGCATCCCCTTCATGGACCGATTGGGGGATGAATTGCGGTCAGTTCAATTACAATACGAACAGTCTGCGATTGCTTCCTCTCACCAATGTCGACGGCTGGTTTTATGCATCGAACTACATCGGCGCCTATCTGAACGTCAATTCCTTTTTCAATCGAACGGGCGCAGCGTTCGGCGTACCGATATCGAACACCTTCTGGGTGGATGAACCCATATTCGCCTATGACCTCGCCCCGAGCGGCTCGTTCATTTCATCACCGATAGAAGTTGCCTCATCGTATACCACGAACAACACGAACCATGTATTCCGCTGCATAAAATCGCTTGCCTTTTCGGGGATACAAGGGCTGTATTGTACGAACGGCATCGGGTTCACGAAGATAACGAACACGAATGCGAACTATTATGCCAACGTGCTCATAAAACTGCAGGTCCGCGGCGGCGATTCGCTCGCCGACCTGGCATCGCAGCCGTGGGTTGGCCCTTCAGGTGCAGGCACGTATTTTACGAATACGCCGGGGGCGTCGAATATATCATCGCTTGCGGGGCTGAAAACGAACGGTTCCTATTTCCAGTATCGCGTCGAATTCGAATCGGCCATGCAGGGGGTAACACCGCTGCTCACCAATGTTGCGCTGACTTTCGATTACAAGCCGCTCGCGACGGCGATCTTCACGAACCCCGCACCCGCAGCATGGCTCACGAACGGAACCTTTATTATCGCCGGCAGGACATACCCCCCCAACAATGTTTTCGTCTATTTCAGCACCAACGGCATCAGTTTCAATCTCGCCAATACGAACGTTGCCGGTGCATGGTGGACGAATCTCTCACTTGCGTCCATAAGCGGCGGTGTAACGCTCACTACCGTAGCGAGCAATAGTTCCATCGCCGATATGATAACGAACACGCAGGTGGTCAATATCGACACGACGGCGCCGGCCGCGGGGATAACGAACCTGACCGCAGGAGCTGTCGTAGCGAACCCGCCATTCCCGTTCTACTTCGCATTCACCGGAACGAATGCCGATCCCGAATCCGGCATCGCCGTCACACGCTGTATCATCACGAATACGTCCGGTGCGGTAACGAACGTCCCGGCAACGGTCACCGGCGGGGGATTCGCCTGCAATTGGAATTCGCAGACCGTACCTGTCGGCAATTACTTCATCTACGTCGTTACGACGAACACTGCGGGTAATTTCCGTGAATCGCCAAGCATACCGTTCACGGTCGCCGCACAGCCGCCCGCGTATACCTCACAGACGAATCTCGCCAATGCGGTCGCGATTTACAGCCCCTATCGCGGAGTCGGACCCGGCATTGTGTTCGCCAACCTGGAGCCGACCACCACGGTAACGATATTCACCATGTCCGGAAAAAAGCTCAAGGAACTCCGGCCCCCGGAAACCGGCGGCGAGGGATGGCTCTTATGGGACTTGACGACATTGGATAATAGGCGTGCATCGCGCGGGGTCTACGTATGTGTGCTCGCCTTCCGCAGGGAAACACGCACCATGAAGGTAATGATAAGCAGATGAGGATACAACACTGCAGCATGATCATAGCGGTCACGCTCTCCCTTCAGGCGCAGACGATAAGCTCGTTCGATGTGCTCAACATCGGCATCGGCGGCGCGGCGGCGGCGGTCGGGCAGACGGCTGCGGCCGATACGGGATCGGCGGAGGGTGTGTTCTACAACCCCGCAACGCTCGGCTCGCTTGAAGGGGACTTGGCACTGCTCGGATCGTTCAATCCGTATCTCGGCATGGCGCTCTGGAGCGGCGCCGTCGCATGGCGCATCCCGGGCGTCATGACCCTCGCGGCCTCCGGTTTCGGTCTTGTGTTCACCGAGCCCATCATCGGCGACATCCTCTATTCCGGTGACACGGGGCGCGCCCTTCCCTCCGGCGACTATGTGTTCTCCGGCCACGCGGCATTCCCCCTCGGGTCCTATCTCAAACTGCCGTTCCTCCTCGATGCGGGCGTCAGCGTCCGCTATGCGATGGAAACGCTCGATGACGTGAGCATTTCCGGCATCATGGCGGATGCAGGACTTGTCATCGCCTTCACCAATCTCGCGGAGAAACACAGCATCGCCATCGGCGCGTACGGGCGCAATCTCGGCGTCGGCCTTACGAGCGGCATCATACTTCCCTCAGCGGTGACCGCCGGGTTGAAATACCACGGGAAGATCGGCAAAGCGTTCGGCGTGAAAGCAATGTTCGATGCGAACATCTTCTTCAACGACGCACCGAAATTCGATCTCGGCGCCGAGTTCGATATCTTCAACGTCGCGTTCATTCGGAGCGGCTACATGTTCGGCTACGATGCGCGGGGCTTCACCATCGGTGCCGGGGCGCGCATCGCCATCGATACGATGAAATTCCGATTCGACTATTCGTTCGTCCCGCTCGGCGACCTCGGCATGCATCACGCGCTCGAGCTCACGGTCATGTTCGGCAGCGGCGCACCGGCGCCGGTCGTTAATGACGGGCGCGCTCAATTCGAACAGGGCGAAGCCTTCCTCAGGGAGGCGCGCTATCGTGATGCGGCGGACAGCTTCGCTTCCATTTCCCCGAATTCGCCCTACTACAAGGCAGCGCTCGAGAAGTTGGCGGTAGCGGAATCGCAGCTCGCGGCGCAGGACCGGTCGAAGGTGACGGCAAAGGCAACGCCGGCAAAAAGCGATGAGGATATCTATATCGAAGCGATATCGTACGCGAAAGCGAAGGATTATCGCAAGGCGATAGAGCTCTGGAAAAGGATACAGCCCGGGTCGGAACTCTATGAGCGCGCGCAGGCGAACATTCAAAAGGCGATAGAACGCTCCGCACAGGAATAATTGAACGCCGAATAAACGCCGCCGAAGCGGCTATTTGACACCCGTGACAGTAATGACATATAATGACCGCCATGAAGGTCATCGTCATCGGAAACTATCAGATCGATCTTGAGCGCGAGATACAGAAGCGCTGGACATGGGAACCCTCTACCGCAAAGGCATCCGAGCTCTTCATGAAGGAGACCTTCGATGTCGTCGTCGTGGGGCTTCATATCGGTCCGCCCGACGGCATCGCGATACTTGAGCTCGTCAAGAGGGGATCGCCCGGCACCATTGTCATCATCACCACGATGGACAAGGACCCGAAAGCGATGATGCACTGCTATGAAAAGGGCGCTGACGGTTTTCTTTTCGAGCCGCTCCCTATCGATGAACTTGAGTTCACCATCAGGCGATATATGCTCGAGAAGGAACGCCGGGAGGAGCTTGAACGCTACCGCTCAACCGAGCTCCCCGCCGAGATAGATGATGTGCTCGTGGGCAGCAGCATCGTCATCGGCCGGGTGAAGAACGCCATTCTGCAGTATGCCGCGTCGAGCTCGACCGTGCTCATTCGCGGCGAAAGCGGCACCGGCAAGGGCATTGCCGCACGGCTGCTCCATGCCTATTCACCGAATAAGGAGGGGCCGTTCATCCATGTCAACTGCACGGCGATACCGGAATCGCTCATGGAAAGCGAGCTCTTCGGCCATGAGAAAGGCGCGTTCACGAACGCGGTGGCGCAGAAACCGGGACTCTTCGAACTGGCCTCCGGCGGCACGCTTTTCCTTGATGAAATAGGCGAGCTCCCGCTTGCCATGCAGGTGAAACTGCTCACGGTGCTCGAAGAGAAATATATCCGACGCATCGGCGGCACACGCAACATACCGATACAGGTCCGGATATGCGCGGCAACGAACAAGGACATGGAAAAAGCGATACGCGACCGCGAGTTCCGCGACGACCTGTACTATCGCCTCAATGTGCTTACGCTGGATATACCGCCGCTCCGCGAGCGTGCGGACGATATCCCCGCCATCGCCGATAGAATGCTCACCGCCCTTGCAAAAGATCAGAACAAGCGCATCGACGGCTTCAGCAGTGCGGCACTCGCAGCATTGCGCGCGTATCCCTGGCCGGGTAATGTGCGGGAATTGAAGAACGTCATCGAGCGTGCGCTCATACATACCGCCGGGCGCATCGTCGAGGAAGCGAGCATCGTCCTCAATGGATCGCCGGACTTCCCGGCGGGGCCGGAGCCCTCCGGCACAGCGAATGCGCTCTCATCATCCGGCGTCATTACGCTCGCCGAGGTCGCCGAAAAAGGGATGAACACCGTACTTGAGAATTTCGAGCGCATGCTCATCCATGGTGCGCTTGAAAAGCACGACGGGAATCAGAGCGCGGCAGCACGCCTCCTCGGGATAAAACGGACCACGCTCGTTCAGAAAATGAAAAAACTCGGCATATGAAACCGTATCTATTCGCCGATGCAGTAAAGCCTGCTCACCCCTTTCTCGTTCGCACATCGTATATACATGCGCGCGCCATCGCATACCGGCGTTGAACGGAACGGGTCTATCGCCGCACGGGCCAATTCCTTATACTCTCGTCCTGGTGCGAGTATCGCCGATCGCCCGTTCTCGCTGCTCACGATGACGACATTCCCGGCGATGACGGGCGATGGGAATATCGTCGCACCCATGCCGCTCAATTTCTGTTCATAGCATTTCTCGCCGGTAGCGGCGTCGAGCACAGTGAACACCGATGTCTGATTGATGATATACATGAGCCCGTCATGGATGAGAGGCGTGGCATAGTAACGCTCTTTTGCCACGCCGGTCTGCCAAAGCTTGACCGGGGTAATGACACCGGCGTTCACTTCGATGGAGAATGCCGCGGCATGATCGGCGCTTGCGACATAAACGATATTCCCGATCGCGAGCGGCGATCCGAATTCCGAGCGCAGTCCGTTCGTCGAGAGCGTCTTTCCGTCAAGCGCGGATACTATCTCTCCGCCGTCGGTAAAGAGGACATCGATACCGCCCGTACGAACGACAGCGGGCGTTCCCCAGTAATGCACATGCGGGGAGCGCCACTTCACCGCGCCGCTCGACAGATCGAGTGCGAACATATTCGTGAACTGCACGATGAGCGACCCGCCGGCAATGACCGGCGAACCCGACTGTCCCCATTCATTCACGGTTTTATCTATGAGACGTATCCAGCGCTGAACGCCGTCGAGCGTGAACGATGCCCCAACCCCGGAGCCGAAGAGGATATAGATGTTCGTACCGTCAAAAGCCGGGGTATTCGAGGTGTAGCCGTTCGCCGGATGTGCTTCCGGCATCCGGTATTTCGCCGCGAGCGGGAATCCATCGAGATTCGCCTTGCAGGCCGCTATCTTTTCATTGAGCGCCGGTATCTCGGAGCGCGCATCGGCAAGGGCTTTTTTCTTCTCTTCATCATCGGGGTTCGCCTTTGCCGCCTTGTCCTTGGCTATTATCTCCTGCCGCTTCTTTGCAAGCGCACGGGTAAGCGCTTTCAGTTCCTTCTCGAACGGCTCCGCCCCGGCGCGGTCTTCGGGGAGTTTCTCCCGCTCTTCGGCCGTCATGATGCCGTCATATGACGCGCTTTTCTGCCAGAGAATTTTCCCATCCTTGCCGATACACAGTACGATGTCCGGTTCCGCGGTGACGATGATCTTCTCTCCGATGATAAGCGGCGTACCATTGCTCCATTTCGGCATTTCCGATGACCACACCACGCGATTGGAAGCGCTCCATTCTGTCTGCGGCGAGGCCGATGAGAAATTACCACCTTGTCTCCGCCAATCAATAGTGGCGGCAGTAAGCGAAGACATGACAACTAGTGACAGAATGACGGTTACATTTTTCATGCAGGCTCCGTTCATACAGATCGAATGATGAATATGGGGAAGTATACCCGATGAACAGGCATCGTCAAGCATATCCTTCCCGTATCCTTCCCGTATCCTTCCCGAATTCATCACGTAAGAAAAATGCAACCACAGAGAAAGAGCAGAAGAACACAGAGAAATAGCGGGTACTGGTTTTTACTCAATTGATTATTTTTATTCCCTTTCTTTAATTCCCTCTCCGCGTTTTCTCTGTGACCTCGGTGGTTTTTCTTTCCCTATATGTGAAGATTTGTGTCTTCGCGGTCATTCCTATCGCTTTTATTCGTCATAACAATGACATGCTGTCAACGGAATGACATAGCCACCCCTAATTCCCCTATGAAATCGATGATATTTCTGGCACGGCAGTTGCATGTATCCATACAACGATTAGTTCGGAGGATCGATATGATAACCGCAACAAACACTGCATTGGCCATCAACGGCGGCGAAAAGGCCGTTACCATCAACGATATGGACACGTTCCATTGGCCGATCATCACCAATGAGGATGAAGAGGCGGTGCTCGCCGTACTGCGCCGAGGGGCGATGAGCGGCACCGATGTTACCGAACTCTTCGAAAAGGAATTCGCCGCATGGCAGGGTTGCTCGTACGCGCTCGGCTGCAACAATGGCACGGCGGCGCTCCATTCCGCGATGTGGGCCTGTGGCGTAACGCACGGCACGGAAATAATCGCACCATCAGTGACATACTGGGCTACCGCGCTCCCCGCGCTCAATCTCGGCGCGTCCATCAATTTCGCCGATATCGATCCGGACACCTTCACGATAGACCCCGATGATATCGAACATCGAATAACGAAGAACACGCGTGCGATAGTCGTTGTTCATCTCTATGGCTATGCCGCCGACATGGATCCCATCATGGCAATAGCGAAGAAATACAATCTCAAAGTGATAGAGGATGTAAGCCATGCGCACGGCGCTCTGTACAAAGGGCGTAAAGTCGGCACCATCGGCGATGCGGGCGCAATGTCCATGATGAGCGGCAAATGCTTCGCCATCGGCGAGGGCGGCATGCTCGTCACCAACAACCGCCTCATCTACGAGCGGGCCGTCGCCTTCGGTCATTATGAACGCACCGGCGCAAGCCGCTACTCGAATGCGGCGCGCGCCATCACGGACGAGTCGCTCCTTCCGTTTGCGGGACTTCCCATGGGCGGCTTCAAGTACCGCATGCATCAGTTATCCGCGGCGGTCGGTCGTGTTCAGCTGAAACATTATGATGACCGAATGCAGGGCATACAGGGTGCAATGAACTATTTCTGGGAGAGGATCAAGGATGTGCCGGGTGTCATAGAACATCGTGTGCAGTACGAAAGATCCACCATGGGCGGGTGGTATCTCCCCGCTGCAGGGTATTGCGCCGATGATCTCGGCGGACTTACCGTCGAAAGATTCTGCGCCGCGCTCACCGCCGAAGGGGTCAAAGGTGTCTCCCCCGGTGTGAACAAGGCGCTCCATACGCATGCGCTTTTCCATTCCGCCGATATCTACGGCGACGGGAAGCCCACCATGTGCGCGAACACGGACCGCGATATACGTGAGGGTGCCGGCACATTACCGGTCGCCGAGAACATAGGGGCACGGGCGATGTTCATACCGTGGTTCAAGAAATGCGATACGACCGTGATCGATCAGTATGTGTCGGCGTTCAGGAAGGTCGCATCGAACTATCGTGAACTTCTCTAAATCAAGGATGAATTTCATGCTTGACTGCTTCGCGAACGACGGTATACTTTATGAATGCGCGATGGCACGTCGATCCGCGGATGGGATCTATCTGCAAAGGAGCTGCTGAATGAGAACAATTCCCGCTGTATTCTTTTGTCTCGCCCTTATCTGCCATGCATCAGGAACGGTCAACATGATGGAAAACCCCGGTGCGGAAGATGGAACGCCGAGTGCGTCCTATCCGTATAAGAATTTGAATGCCGGCAGCGTTTGTGCCGATCTCTTCCCGGATGGTTGGGGTTTTTATAATGGCGCAGGGGTAATGGTCTGCGGCGCTACATCAAAGGAAGCACATACAGGAAAGAACAGCTTTTTCATGGAATGGAAAGAAGGCGTTCTGACCAACAGCGATATTCTGCTTGCCCGAACCGACGGATATGACGGCAGCAATGCAATGCCCGCGATGGAAGGGAGTTATTACTTTTCGTTCTACGCGAAAGGAAATATCCCGACATGTTCACTAAGGGTTTTCACGTGGAAAAACAGCACGAACACGAAAGAACGCGGGGGATTCCTCACTCCTATCCTCATTCCTTCTGTCGTCGCTGCGTCCGCGGAATGGGCATACTATGAAGGGTTCTTCCGTATCGGTCCGGGTATACGATCGTTCGCGATCGGCGTGCATCTCGGTCCGACGCCCGGACTGATGAATGGTCACGCCCTCTATGTGGATGATGTCGTCGTCGCACCCGTATCCGATGCCGAGCTTCCCGCACTGCGGGCTCGTCTCACCGTCGGCATGCCCCTGCCGAAGAATGTGGTCCCGGGACCTCCCGCGAATGCCGGTTATCGCCTGGTCTTCAGTGATGAATTCAACGGACCTGCTGGCCCTCCCGACCCTGCACATTGGACGCCGTGGGCGCTCGGTCCCCGCAGAGATGCGGTGAATGTCACGGATGCCGCACAGCTTGATGGCAAAGGGAATCTCGTTATAACGACGGAACTGAAGGACGGGAAATTCACGACCGGCGGGGTTACCGGCATCGATAAACGATCGTTCACCCGGGGATATTTCGAGATACGCTGCCGTGTTCAGACGCAGGTCGGTCATTGGTCGGCATTCTGGCTGCAGGCACAGAAAGGCGACTGGTCCATCGCTCCCGAGAAAGGGGGTGTTGAACTCGACGTCATGGAATATATCGCGAGCCCGAAATATGAGAACACGGCTATGCACACGATACACTGGGGAGGGTATGGGGATAAACATCAGCAGGTGAACCGGCAGAAGAAATTATTCGGTCTCGGTAAAGGATATCATCTTTTCGCTATGGAATGGACACGCAACGGTTATGTGTTCTATACAGACGGCATGGAAACAGGTCGCATCGATGGCCCGGTATCGGAGGTGCCGCAATATCTCCTGCTTACCATGGAAGTAGGGACCTGGGCGGAGAAGATACAGGAGGCCGTTTTGCCGGACTCTTTCATGATTGACTACATCCGCGTCTGGCAGAAACCGGAAGATATTGCAGGTTCACCACAATGATCATCGACGCACATAATCACCCCGACTGGCACGGTCATGGCCTCGCCAAATTCCTCGCGAACATGGAAGCGAACCATATCGATATGACATGGCTTCTCTCCTGGGAATGTCCCGCTGACGAATGGGACCCCTCGTTCACGCAGGCCCTCGGGCTTGTCGACAGCGAGAACGGCCCGATACCGTTCTCGCGCTGCGTATCGTATGCGGAACACGCACCGGGAAAATTCATACTCGGTCATGCGCCCGACCCGCGAAGGCCCGACGCGATAGACCGGCTTGCCTCGGCCATCGACATGCACGGCGTGCGGGTGTGCGGCGAACTGAAGCTCCGCATGATGTACGACAACTTCGACGCGATACGCCTTTTCAAATTC
Protein-coding regions in this window:
- a CDS encoding PQQ-binding-like beta-propeller repeat protein; the encoded protein is MKNVTVILSLVVMSSLTAATIDWRRQGGNFSSASPQTEWSASNRVVWSSEMPKWSNGTPLIIGEKIIVTAEPDIVLCIGKDGKILWQKSASYDGIMTAEEREKLPEDRAGAEPFEKELKALTRALAKKRQEIIAKDKAAKANPDDEEKKKALADARSEIPALNEKIAACKANLDGFPLAAKYRMPEAHPANGYTSNTPAFDGTNIYILFGSGVGASFTLDGVQRWIRLIDKTVNEWGQSGSPVIAGGSLIVQFTNMFALDLSSGAVKWRSPHVHYWGTPAVVRTGGIDVLFTDGGEIVSALDGKTLSTNGLRSEFGSPLAIGNIVYVASADHAAAFSIEVNAGVITPVKLWQTGVAKERYYATPLIHDGLMYIINQTSVFTVLDAATGEKCYEQKLSGMGATIFPSPVIAGNVVIVSSENGRSAILAPGREYKELARAAIDPFRSTPVCDGARMYIRCANEKGVSRLYCIGE
- a CDS encoding DegT/DnrJ/EryC1/StrS family aminotransferase → MITATNTALAINGGEKAVTINDMDTFHWPIITNEDEEAVLAVLRRGAMSGTDVTELFEKEFAAWQGCSYALGCNNGTAALHSAMWACGVTHGTEIIAPSVTYWATALPALNLGASINFADIDPDTFTIDPDDIEHRITKNTRAIVVVHLYGYAADMDPIMAIAKKYNLKVIEDVSHAHGALYKGRKVGTIGDAGAMSMMSGKCFAIGEGGMLVTNNRLIYERAVAFGHYERTGASRYSNAARAITDESLLPFAGLPMGGFKYRMHQLSAAVGRVQLKHYDDRMQGIQGAMNYFWERIKDVPGVIEHRVQYERSTMGGWYLPAAGYCADDLGGLTVERFCAALTAEGVKGVSPGVNKALHTHALFHSADIYGDGKPTMCANTDRDIREGAGTLPVAENIGARAMFIPWFKKCDTTVIDQYVSAFRKVASNYRELL
- a CDS encoding glycoside hydrolase family 16 protein, with the protein product MRTIPAVFFCLALICHASGTVNMMENPGAEDGTPSASYPYKNLNAGSVCADLFPDGWGFYNGAGVMVCGATSKEAHTGKNSFFMEWKEGVLTNSDILLARTDGYDGSNAMPAMEGSYYFSFYAKGNIPTCSLRVFTWKNSTNTKERGGFLTPILIPSVVAASAEWAYYEGFFRIGPGIRSFAIGVHLGPTPGLMNGHALYVDDVVVAPVSDAELPALRARLTVGMPLPKNVVPGPPANAGYRLVFSDEFNGPAGPPDPAHWTPWALGPRRDAVNVTDAAQLDGKGNLVITTELKDGKFTTGGVTGIDKRSFTRGYFEIRCRVQTQVGHWSAFWLQAQKGDWSIAPEKGGVELDVMEYIASPKYENTAMHTIHWGGYGDKHQQVNRQKKLFGLGKGYHLFAMEWTRNGYVFYTDGMETGRIDGPVSEVPQYLLLTMEVGTWAEKIQEAVLPDSFMIDYIRVWQKPEDIAGSPQ